In one Brassica napus cultivar Da-Ae unplaced genomic scaffold, Da-Ae ScsIHWf_1458;HRSCAF=2049, whole genome shotgun sequence genomic region, the following are encoded:
- the LOC106411554 gene encoding proteasome subunit alpha type-4-A-like has protein sequence MSRRYDSRTTIFSPEGRLYQVEYAMEAIGNAGSAIGILAKDGVVLIGEKKVTSKLLQTSTSAEKMYKIDDHVACAVAGIMSDANILINTARVQAQRYTFMYQEPMPVEQLVQSLCDTKQGYTQFGGLRPFGVSFLFAGWDKNHGFQLYMSDPSGNYGGWKAAAVGANNQAAQSILKQDYKDDASREEVVELALKVLSKTMDSTSLTSEKLELAEVFLTPSGSVQYHVHSPESLTKLLVKHGVTQPAAETS, from the coding sequence ATGTCTCGGAGGTATGACAGTCGCACCACCATCTTCTCACCGGAAGGTCGTCTCTACCAAGTTGAGTACGCTATGGAAGCCATTGGCAACGCTGGCTCCGCTATTGGAATCTTGGCCAAAGACGGAGTTGTCTTGATCGGTGAAAAGAAAGTCACCTCTAAGCTTCTTCAGACCTCCACATCCGCTGAGAAAATGTACAAGATCGATGACCACGTGGCCTGTGCTGTCGCTGGCATCATGTCTGACGCCAACATTCTGATCAACACCGCTCGAGTCCAAGCTCAGCGTTACACCTTCATGTACCAAGAGCCTATGCCGGTTGAGCAGCTGGTTCAGTCTCTATGTGATACCAAGCAAGGGTACACACAGTTTGGTGGTCTTCGTCCCTTTggagtttcttttctttttgcagGATGGGACAAGAACCATGGGTTTCAACTCTATATGAGTGACCCTAGTGGGAACTACGGTGGATGGAAAGCTGCAGCCGTTGGTGCGAATAATCAAGCTGCCCAGTCTATTCTTAAGCAAGACTATAAGGATGATGCGTCAAGGGAAGAGGTGGTTGAGCTGGCTCTCAAGGTTTTGAGCAAGACCATGGACAGCACGAGCTTGACATCTGAGAAGCTCGAGCTTGCTGAGGTGTTTCTGACTCCATCAGGGAGTGTTCAGTACCATGTTCACTCGCCTGAGTCTCTCACTAAGCTTTTGGTGAAGCATGGTGTGACCCAACCAGCTGCAGAAACTTCCTAA
- the LOC125597416 gene encoding 36.4 kDa proline-rich protein-like: protein MGFLHKQYHSFVILLLFGFLAISYACECSDPPKPSPPPPYTPCPPTAKPPPPPTPSPPPPYVKPPPPPTPSPPPPYVKPPPPTLSPPPPYVKPPPPPTPSPPPPYVKPPPPPTPSPPPPYVKPPPPPTPSPPPPYVKPPPPPTPSPPPPHIQPPPPPTPSPPPPYVKPPPPPTPSPPPPHIQPPPPPTPSPPPPYVKPPPPPTPSPPPPHIQPPPPPTPSPPPPYVKPPPPPTPSPPPPPTPCPPPPPAPTPKPKTCSINVLKLGACVDVLGGLIHVGLGKGYAKTKCCPVLDGLVGLDAAVCLCSSIRAKLLNIDLVIPIALELLIDCGKTPPRDFKCPAPQQRNPLLG, encoded by the coding sequence ATGGGGTTTCTTCACAAACAGTATCACTCCTTTGTGATACTTCTCCTTTTTGGTTTCCTCGCCATCTCTTACGCTTGTGAATGTAGTGACCCTCCAAAACCATCACCTCCACCACCGTACACTCCATGCCCTCCCACCGCGAAGCCACCGCCACCACCAACCccatctcctccaccaccgtacGTCAAACCACCGCCACCTCCAACCCCTTCGCCCCCACCACCGTACGTCAAGCCACCACCGCCAACCCTATCGCCCCCACCACCGTACGTcaagccaccaccaccaccaactcCATCGCCCCCACCACCTTACGTcaagccaccaccaccaccaactcCATCGCCCCCACCACCTTACGTcaagccaccaccaccaccaactcCATCGCCCCCACCACCTTACGtgaagccaccaccaccaccaactcCATCGCCCCCCCCACCACACATCCAGCCACCGCCACCACCAACTCCATCGCCCCCACCACCATACGTCAAGCCACCGCCACCGCCAACCCCATCTCCCCCACCACCACATATCCAGCCACCGCCACCGCCAACTCCATCGCCCCCACCACCATACGTCAAGCCACCGCCACCGCCAACCccatctcctccaccaccacacatccagccaccaccaccaccaactcCATCGCCCCCACCACCATACGTCAAGCCACCGCCACCGCCAACCCCATCTCCTCCACCGCCACCAACCCCATGTCCTCCTCCACCTCCAGCACCAACACCTAAGCCTAAGACTTGCTCAATCAACGTGCTTAAGCTAGGCGCATGTGTGGACGTGCTTGGCGGTTTGATTCACGTTGGACTAGGGAAAGGCTATGCCAAGACGAAATGTTGCCCGGTTCTTGACGGTTTAGTGGGTCTTGACGCAGCGGTTTGTCTTTGTAGCAGCATTAGAGCCAAGCTTCTCAATATTGACCTGGTTATTCCAATTGCTCTTGAGCTTCTTATCGACTGTGGTAAGACTCCACCTCGTGACTTCAAGTGTCCTGCTCCACAACAAAGGAATCCTCTCTTGGGTTGA